The following coding sequences are from one Cercospora beticola chromosome 4, complete sequence window:
- a CDS encoding uncharacterized protein (antiSMASH:Cluster_4) translates to MMNPILIAVLATLALGSAIPAMQDDLFISRRALDGEEFGFTKNFTGDNIPPYGILSHTWGEDEEEVTYQDILHGTGKDKKGYLKLKYCGWQAERDGFEYFWVDTCCINKDSSAELSEAINSMYRWYVSQNSGICWAYLPDITSVPLDVTKDDFKRCKWFKRGWTLQELIAPRDVHFFNETWEKIGTKDDLAGLICDITRIDERVLSEYERDKWSVAQRMSWAAERITTRPEDRAYCLLGIFDINMPLLYGEGDKAFLRLQEEIIKQDDDHSIFAWQMASGMRTSGLLAPSPSCFLDAASIVVRPSRRAQKGFKMTNRGLSIFFDMTPFAVGTYLSFLQCSRRGPFGHRLGLAISLRLLQRNDQFERVNITHAGDDEWYVDLEEIEQRGSNTPSEYYLRLLREDVPLEKVDIFHTGDNGLYILLESPGSSRPVETRRVFVRNQLAVAQISRTPQNQRHVLHVRNRVQPGTRSIGEVDPRHSTPFNLLHPWSLEVFELKDRKLVQYVAVGFDFDNNPTCHLLEMSKLSDVELWASTKTSCDSFAFMEILDQRVMLRNNHNGVYSPKGSRHDGLYATIGDLIVTMKPIWDSGSGLADWPHVWKFAILRNHQAFEQAPQNWG, encoded by the exons ATGATGAATCCTATCCTCATTGCAGTTTTGGCGACACTTGCTCTAGGCAGTGCTATCCCTGCTATGCAGGACGATCTTTTCATCTCCCGTCGCGCTCTTGATG GCGAAGAGTTCGGGTTCACGAAGAACTTCACTGGAGACAACATTCCGCCCTACGGCATTCTTTCGCATACATGGGgtgaagatgaggaagaggtcaCCTATCAAGACATACTGCATGGAACAGGCAAGGACAAGAAAGGGTACCTTAAGCTCAAGTACTGCGGATGGCAGGCCGAGAGAGATGGTTTTGAGTATTTCTGGGTCGACACGTGTTGTATCAACAAGGACAGCAGCGCAGAACTAAGTGAAGCGATCAACTCAATGTATCGCTGGTATGTCTCACAG AACTCTGGCATCTGCTGGGCCTATCTCCCCGATATCACTAGCGTTCCACTAGATGTAACGAAAGACGACTTCAAAAGATGTAAATGGTTCAAGCGAGGTTGGACATTGCAGGAGCTGATCGCTCCACGCGATGTCCACTTTTTCAACGAAACATGGGAGAAGATCGGTACCAAAGATGATCTGGCCGGACTTATATGCGACATAACTCGTATTGATGAGAGAGTTCTGTCGGAATACGAAAGGGACAAATGGTCTGTCGCTCAGCGAATGTCGTGGGCCGCGGAGCGTATTACGACAAGGCCGGAGGATCGGGCCTACTGCCTGCTTGGTATATTTGACATAAACATGCCATTGCTTTATGGTGAGGGTGACAAGGCATTCCTCCGACTCCAGGAAGAAATCATCAAGCAAGATGATGACCACTCAATCTTCGCATGGCAGATGGCCTCGGGTATGAGGACTTCCGGTCTGCTAGCCCCATCCCCATCCTGTTTCCTTGACGCCGCCAGTATCGTAGTTAGGCCTTCTCGAAGAGCACAGAAAGGCTTCAAAATGACGAATCGCGGCCTGTCCATCTTCTTTGATATGACTCCCTTCGCTGTCGGCACCTATCTATCTTTCCTCCAGTGTTCGCGAAGAGGACCCTTTGGACACAGACTAGGGCTTGCAATCTCCCTACGACTTCTCCAGCGCAATGATCAATTTGAAAGAGTGAACATTACTCACGCAGGAGACGATGAATGGTACGTCGATCTAGAAGAGATTGAACAACGTGGATCGAATACTCCTTCCGAATACTACCTACGACTCCTCCGGGAAGACGTTCCACTCGAAAAGGTAGACATTTTCCACACAGGAGATAATGGACTGTACATCTTATTAGAAAGTCCTGGTTCCTCCCGTCCTGTTGAGACCAGGAGGGTTTTCGTTCGAAATCAGTTGGCCGTAGCCCAAATTTCCAGGACTCCTCAAAACCAAAGGCACGTACTACATGTCCGAAATCGCGTGCAACCCGGCACAAGGAGTATCGGCGAAGTTGATCCTAGGCACAGTACTCCGTTCAACTTATTGCATCCATGGAGTCTTGAAGTCTTCGAACTGAAAGACAGAAAGTTGGTTCAATACGTCGCTGTCGGGTTTGACTTCGATAACAATCCCACCTGTCATCTTCTAGAGATGTCTAAACTGTCCGATGTAGAGTTGTGGGCATCTACCAAGACCTCTTGCGATAGCTTTGCATTCATGGAAATCTTAGATCAACGGGTCATGCTTCGAAACAACCACAACGGAGTATATTCTCCCAAAGGAAGCCGCCACGACGGCTTGTATGCAACTATTGGAGATCTGATAGTCACAATGAAGCCAATATGGGACAGCGGATCTGGATTAGCTGATTGGCCACATGTTTGGAAATTTGCGATTCTTCGCAACCATCAGGCTTTCGAGCAGGCTCCCCAGAACTGGGGATGA